A part of Larkinella insperata genomic DNA contains:
- a CDS encoding GNAT family N-acetyltransferase, with translation MEKVQLMLLKGKGMFYIREGERTIAEMVFDKSDSALTVYHTEVVPEAEGKGIAGELLTAMVEYARQNNLKVVPLCPYVHVQFKRHPERYKDVWTPER, from the coding sequence ATGGAAAAAGTTCAGTTGATGCTCCTTAAGGGGAAGGGAATGTTCTACATCCGCGAAGGAGAACGCACCATTGCCGAGATGGTTTTTGATAAGTCTGATTCAGCCCTGACGGTTTACCATACCGAAGTGGTGCCGGAAGCGGAGGGAAAAGGAATAGCGGGCGAACTGCTCACCGCGATGGTGGAGTACGCCCGCCAGAATAATCTCAAAGTGGTGCCCCTGTGCCCTTACGTACACGTTCAGTTCAAGCGGCATCCGGAACGGTACAAGGACGTTTGGACGCCGGAACGCTAG
- a CDS encoding peroxiredoxin family protein, whose translation MKYPLVLVFWSALLFTACQQQKKLPVTLQLPLEIKDGYGPFQPGFGELTPESDDYPKSVPNRTSRLPIKGIPKTWVNTVKIRIDLQPYQFIYQNFCAGNIDTAWFNGFQSYWKWTPDERAFSASPIRCFVYAIKGFDTVADEWAVMVDTNNNLDFSDETAVYPEVIRDGAIPDEIRKPLRVEYEVYQHGKVRKAQTLMSIRRKGELFLYNFPHHAVATDPGGNTNRRIFVSSGFSHLDFTLPDLALPASVNRTGKVDPQELISLGEIIELEGVAYRNKGVDFARNVLRLERADLATQTFTLQPGQPFWPFEAREFTTGKSVALADFRGKYVYIDFWATWCKGCVEDMPALKEVYRSLDKNRFAFLGVVSADKPERVRAFLRKRAVEWPQIFSDSTDKITQTYGIRTLPVTVLLDPDGNVLAKDLRGAALSEKLRELAAR comes from the coding sequence ATGAAATATCCGTTGGTTCTGGTTTTCTGGTCCGCCCTGCTTTTCACGGCCTGTCAGCAGCAGAAAAAGCTCCCCGTCACCCTGCAACTTCCGCTGGAGATCAAAGACGGCTACGGACCGTTTCAGCCGGGTTTTGGCGAGCTGACCCCCGAATCGGACGACTACCCTAAGAGTGTCCCCAACCGAACCAGCCGTTTGCCAATCAAGGGCATTCCAAAAACCTGGGTAAATACGGTTAAAATCCGAATTGACCTGCAGCCTTATCAATTTATCTACCAAAATTTTTGCGCTGGCAACATTGATACGGCCTGGTTCAACGGATTTCAATCATACTGGAAATGGACGCCGGATGAACGGGCCTTTTCGGCCAGCCCCATCCGCTGTTTCGTGTATGCCATCAAAGGATTTGACACCGTAGCCGACGAGTGGGCCGTGATGGTCGATACAAACAACAACCTTGATTTTAGCGATGAAACCGCCGTTTATCCGGAGGTGATTCGTGACGGAGCCATACCCGACGAGATTCGTAAACCGCTGAGGGTTGAGTATGAAGTTTATCAGCACGGAAAAGTCCGTAAGGCCCAGACCCTCATGAGCATTCGCCGGAAAGGGGAGCTGTTCCTGTACAACTTTCCGCACCATGCCGTCGCCACGGACCCAGGCGGGAATACCAACCGGCGCATTTTCGTATCGTCCGGTTTTTCCCATCTTGATTTTACCCTGCCGGATCTCGCCCTCCCCGCTTCGGTGAACAGAACGGGGAAAGTCGATCCGCAGGAACTCATTTCGCTTGGAGAAATTATTGAACTTGAAGGGGTTGCGTACCGAAATAAAGGTGTAGACTTTGCCCGTAACGTCTTGCGGCTGGAGCGCGCCGATCTGGCTACGCAGACCTTTACCCTGCAGCCGGGGCAGCCATTTTGGCCCTTTGAAGCCCGCGAATTCACCACCGGCAAATCCGTAGCGCTGGCCGATTTTCGGGGCAAATACGTCTACATTGATTTCTGGGCTACCTGGTGCAAGGGCTGCGTGGAGGATATGCCGGCGCTCAAAGAAGTGTACCGCAGTCTCGACAAAAACCGTTTTGCCTTTCTGGGCGTGGTGAGCGCTGACAAACCCGAGCGGGTCCGGGCATTCCTCCGAAAAAGAGCCGTTGAATGGCCGCAGATTTTCTCGGATTCGACGGATAAAATCACCCAAACTTACGGTATTCGGACACTTCCGGTTACGGTTTTGCTCGATCCCGACGGCAATGTGCTGGCCAAAGACCTTCGCGGAGCAGCCCTATCGGAAAAATTACGCGAACTAGCCGCCCGGTGA
- a CDS encoding DoxX family protein: MARGSFPRNNTQFAFLILQLGLGVDLAMHGLVRIPKLTKFADKMVGDFSATILPDFLVRGFGLTLPFVELAIGILLFLGGRFLIWGGLAGGLTMASLIFGSALREEWSAVSIQLIHVLAFYFLLREAENRP; this comes from the coding sequence ATGGCGAGAGGAAGTTTTCCACGAAATAACACGCAATTTGCTTTTCTGATTCTGCAACTCGGGCTGGGCGTCGACCTGGCGATGCACGGTCTGGTGCGCATTCCTAAACTGACGAAGTTTGCGGACAAAATGGTCGGGGATTTTTCGGCTACCATTTTGCCGGATTTTCTGGTTCGCGGCTTCGGCCTGACGCTGCCGTTTGTTGAACTGGCCATCGGGATTCTGTTGTTTCTAGGCGGCCGGTTCCTGATCTGGGGCGGTCTGGCGGGTGGTCTGACGATGGCTTCCCTGATTTTCGGTTCGGCGCTCCGGGAGGAGTGGAGCGCCGTCAGCATTCAGCTCATTCACGTACTGGCGTTTTATTTTCTGCTGCGCGAAGCCGAAAACCGTCCATAA